The genomic stretch AGCCGGTGGCGTCCATTTCCAGCTGGCCCTTGAAAATCTCGGTGTTCGGCTTGTGGCCGATGGCGATAAAGACGCCGGCAACCGCGATGTCCGTGGTCGAGCCGTCCGTGGTCGACTTGACGCGCATGCCGGTGACGCCACTGTCGTCGCCGAGCACTTCGTCCAGCACGCTGTCGAGTTGCAGCGTGATCTTGCCTTCCCTGACGCGCTCTTCCAGCTTGCCGAGCAGGATCTTCTCGGCGCGGAATTCGTTGCGGCGGTGCACCAGCGTGACATGTGCCGCGATATTGGACAGGTACAGCGCTTCTTCGACGGCGGTATTGCCGCCGCCGATCACGGCAACGCGCTGCTTCTTGAAGAAGAAGCCGTCGCAGGTCGCGCAGCCGGACACGCCCCGACCCATGAAACTGGACTCGCTTTCGAGGCCGAGATACTGGGCCGAAGCGCCGGTGGCGATGATCAGCGCATCACACGTGTATTCGCCGGCATCGCCGACCAGGCGCAGCGGGCTGGCCGGGTCCTGCATGCGGGCGGAGAAGTCGACGGTATGGATCTGGTCGAACAGGATTTCGGTGTTGAAGCGCTCGGCGTGCTGCTGGAAGCGCTGCATCAGTTCCGGACCCTGCACGCCATTGGCGTCGGCCGGCCAGTTGTCGACATCGGTCGTGGTCATCAGCTGGCCGCCCTGGGCCATGCCGGTAATCATGACCGGGGCCAGGTTGGCGCGGGCGGCATAGACGGCGGCGGTGTAGCCGGCGGGGCCGGAACCCAGAATCAACAGAGGGCTGTGGCGGGATGTGCTCATGTCGGTCTTCCGTGCTAGGGGGAACAGGGTATTTTATCAGGTTTGCCGCAGGCGGCGCGCCGGGCGCCGCGGCGGAGGATTGCCGCGAAGGCTATCACCGGGTCCGGGACGGGGCGAATTGATATTCCTGCAAACCCCGATAGCAAGCCGCTATGAGGGTCCGTCAGGCGCTTTCCGGTGGCGTTGCCGGCGGACTGGTCTTACCATGAGAGTCGGATGTCATGGGCCATGCCGGCCACGGCATTCAACTCTGTCTGTCGCCGGTCGATAAGACGGAGAGGCTTATACAGCCGGAAAGGAGTATCACCGTGGACAATGTTCAA from Microvirgula aerodenitrificans DSM 15089 encodes the following:
- the trxB gene encoding thioredoxin-disulfide reductase, with product MSTSRHSPLLILGSGPAGYTAAVYAARANLAPVMITGMAQGGQLMTTTDVDNWPADANGVQGPELMQRFQQHAERFNTEILFDQIHTVDFSARMQDPASPLRLVGDAGEYTCDALIIATGASAQYLGLESESSFMGRGVSGCATCDGFFFKKQRVAVIGGGNTAVEEALYLSNIAAHVTLVHRRNEFRAEKILLGKLEERVREGKITLQLDSVLDEVLGDDSGVTGMRVKSTTDGSTTDIAVAGVFIAIGHKPNTEIFKGQLEMDATGYLITRGGRDGNATATSVPGVFAAGDVQDHIYRQAVTSAASGCQAALDAERYLDK